From Apis mellifera strain DH4 linkage group LG5, Amel_HAv3.1, whole genome shotgun sequence, the proteins below share one genomic window:
- the LOC726309 gene encoding protein artichoke — MKLLITFVIVLTFLTLIIHGNVIPNDYDIITNASDICANKSLILRFPSSITIDKYFIASPVVRCIDIKGIVSIKEGTFDNVPNLKYLDLRENYIYPVNFFSFGNLSNVEILRFGYQKKTSTSTENKISVIRNVYSELRYLDLDYANIIELHSDLIYNPFPKLTHLYISGNMIQKSFLNILPNTLMYLNLSNNIISEFSFEGLNNLLSLTLDNNKISRMGNDINLKGLYTLKNLSLANNQISVFNNNTFQYVPNLRYLNLCNTSSNFNFNIFQPLKLLETLMLDNNLFEDIFISTFLNITTLSLNNNKLRYLTYSSFINMPNLRKLHISSNMISSINVDTFENQNLLEELYLDDNDLSFLPKNWCEFMKNLRYLNLSGNKITYLEMVIYSSTLPIKKLYLERNPVQSINMSSILQIIPKNMTIYLNLIQYKTVLFILILTIVKSKCSPKISWVPNIIKENLDKIILDKQSFVTCSQEEIVNLKGLNLNDIPTELIKSKTIQAISLENNEISVVPKDIFYKIPNLQCLDLARNKILADDLEMKHDRLKTLILDYQKTLTNNDIFLPIKIKGRFPNLETLSWKNLKNDILTMSFVGSWPVLLGAILFRLQLVYGGQYRLYGENNYRYGDNNNRPVFSHTNAPPMHHQIAAFTQCKKCEPIIQYEECKSNSILHFERIGIRTVGDFFVKSKEIKELYLDDNEITEISIKAFDSLDKLNILSLNNNNISINKMLWFNQHDNLRDLIINNNKYNGNDTVIDKIFHPLPRLERLSLKNNRISNLNISLKNFAPSLRTLDLSGNNMESIDFITELPETVSYLNLHNNLFSNVKKNSLHNIEYLLLSNNKITELCSINCKQYSLSLEGMRKLLNLNVSGNCIKTVTENAFRYTTNLVSLDLSRNEIESLPENIFRGLESLLELRMSHNRFISIPNICALHSVRHVDLSYNRIVEINSDSFCFTTFIETLNLSNNHILNINNNFDKLQTLQKLDLSNNFINKLPTMLIQRAQFLEILLLRNNSITSIDELFSLQLRTLREIHLEENPFLFLRFNDSMIYVKEYTELKNCDVEITEMLKKHVVSKEDDSSSNESNESNESNEIY, encoded by the exons atgaaattattaattaccttCGTGATAGTCTTAACTTTTTTGACATTAATTATACATGGAAACGTTATTCCAAATGATTACGATATAATTACGAATGCATCAGATATCTGtgcaaataaatctttaatactAAGATTTCCTTCTTCAATaacaatagataaatattttattgcttcTCCTGTTGTAAGATGTATTGACATAAAAGGCATTGTTAGCATTAAAGAAGGAACTTTTGATAACGtgccaaatttaaaatatcttgatctccgagaaaattatatttatccagttaacttcttttcttttggtaATCTTTCAAATGTGGAAATATTACGTTTCggttatcaaaaaaaaacttcaacttcgacagaaaataaaatatcagtaATAAGGAATGTATATTCTGAACTTCGATATTTGGATTTAGACTATGCGAATATCATTGAATTACATAGTGATTTGATTTACAATCCATTCCCAAAATtaacacatttatatatttcagggAATATGATTCAGAAAAgttttctgaatattttacCTAACACGTTAATGTATCTTAATTTaagcaataatataatttccgaATTCTCGTTCGAAGGATTAAATAATCTATTGTCGTTAAccttagataataataaaatcagcaGAATgggaaatgatattaatttgaagGGATTGTACACGTTGAAGAATTTATCATTGGCCAACAATCAAATCAGTGTTTTCAACAATAATACATTTCAATATGTACCCaatcttcgatatttaaatctttgtaatacttcttcgaattttaatttcaatatatttcaacctTTGAAACTTTTAGAGACTCTTAtgttagataataatttattcgaagatatttttatttcaacatttttaaatataactacgctctcgttaaataataacaaattaagaTACCTAACGTATAGCTCTTTCATCAACATgccaaatttaagaaaattacacATAAGCAGCAATATGATTTCAAGCATCAATGTGGACAcgtttgaaaatcaaaatctgTTGGAGGAGTTATATCttgatgataatgatttaaGTTTTTTGCCAAAAAATTGGTGTGAATTTATGAAGAAccttcgatatttaaatctgTCGgggaataaaataacttatttagAAATGGTGATTTATAGTTCTACTTtgcctataaaaaaattatatttggaacGTAATCCTGTTCAATCTATTAATATGTCAAgtatattgcaaataataccaaaaaatatgacaatttatttaaattta attcaaTATAAAACTGTATTATTTATCTTGATATTGACCATCGTAAAAAGTAAATGCAGCCCTAAAATATCTTGGGttccaaatattataaaagaaaatttagacAAAATAATACTTGATAAACAATCTTTTGTAACATGTTCTCAAGAGGAAATTGTGAACTTAaaaggattaaatttaaatgatataccAACAgagttaattaaaagtaaaacaatACAGGcaatttcattagaaaataatgaaataagtgTAGTTCCTaaggatatattttacaaaattccaaatttacaATGTCTTGATCTAGcacggaataaaattttagctgATGATCTTGAAATGAAACATGATCGTTTGAAAACATTAATTCTCGATTATCAAAAGACtttaacaaataatgatatttttttaccaatCAAAATAAAAGGACGATTTCCAAATTTGGAAACattatcttggaaaaatttaaaaaatgatattttaaca atgtcGTTCGTGGGATCATGGCCAGTGTTACTCGGCGCGATCCTTTTTCGTTTGCAATTGGTATACGGCGGACAATATCGGTTATAcggtgaaaataattatcggtatggtgataataataatcgaccCGTATTTTCTCACACCAATGCACCACCAATGCACCATCAAATAGCAGCGTTTACTCAGTGTAAAAAATGCGAACCAATAATACAATACGAGGAATGTAAGTCGAATTCGATACTACATTTTGAGCGTATTGGTATAAGAACAGTTGGCGATTTTTTCGTTAAGAGCAAAGAAATAAAGGAGTTGTATCTCGACGACAACGAGATCACGGAAATCTCGATTAAAGCATTCGATTCGTTGGACAAGCTGAATATTCTAAGCCTGAACAACAAcaatatttccattaataaaATGCTATGGTTCAACCAGCACGATAATTTGCgagatttgattataaataacaacaaGTATAACGGAAACGACACCGTTATAGACAAAATATTCCATCCATTGCCGAGATTAGAACGTTTGTCCTTGAAAAACAACagaatttctaatttgaatatctcgttaaaaaatttcgcgCCCTCGTTGAGGACGTTGGATCTATCGGGAAATAATatggaatcgatcgattttatcaCCGAATTGCCGGAAACTGTCTCTTATttgaatttacataataacTTGTTCTCGAAcgtgaagaaaaattctttacacaatatcgaatatttattgctAAGTAACAATAAGATCACGGAATTGTGCAGTATAAATTGCAAACAGTATTCCTTGTCGTTGGAAGGGATGAGAAAATTGTTGAATCTGAACGTGTCCGGTAATTGTATCAAGACTGTTACGGAGAACGCGTTCAGATACACGACGAATCTCGTCTCGTTGGATCTGTCCAGAAACGAGATAGAATCACTTccagagaatatttttagaggCTTAGAATCCCTGTTGGAACTTCGAATGAGCCACAATCGATTCATTTCCATCCCGAATATATGCGCGTTACATTCGGTAAGACACGTGGATCTCAGCTATAATCGAATCGTGGAGATAAACAGCGACAGCTTCTGTTTCACGACGTTCATCGAAACGTTAAATTTGTCCAATAATCATatcttgaatataaataataatttcgataaactgCAAACGTTGCAGAAGCTGgatctttcgaataattttatcaataaacttCCGACAATGTTGATTCAAAGGGCacaatttctcgaaattcttTTGCTGAGGAATAATAGCATAACGAGCATCGACGAGCTATTTTCTTTGCAATTGAGAACATTACGCGAAATACATCTTGAAGAAAATCCGTTTTTGTTCTTAAGATTTAACGATTCAATGATATACGTGAAAGAATATACAGAGTTGAAGAATTGTGATGTAGAAATTactgaaatgttaaaaaagcATGTTGTAAGTAAAGAAGATGATTCTTCGAGCAATGAAAGCAACGAAAGCAATGAaagcaatgaaatttattaa
- the LOC113218784 gene encoding leucine-rich repeat transmembrane neuronal protein 4-like, which produces MIQYKTVLFILILTIVKSKCSPKISWVPNIIKENLDKIILDKQSFVTCSQEEIVNLKGLNLNDIPTELIKSKTIQAISLENNEISVVPKDIFYKIPNLQCLDLARNKILADDLEMKHDRLKTLILDYQKTLTNNDIFLPIKIKGRFPNLETLSWKNLKNDILTVEASFPRINNIYLSDSNLKYIYDNITSIFPYLKNIHLENNLIDQLVEYDFKNVEELYLDNNPLYYLSFNPKFTKNLKILSLSNITYNIPTLNIPSLITLDLSENRLHFPSDNIFEYTLFLENLILSKNEFTKFPNLTSLNNLKKLSLAYNIITNVKDISVAKSLKMLSLRGNMIYNIDKKAFFKFTELEFLDLSENKLQSLPFGWNKNLSMLKYLNLESNYFQNIEGMMLNSLFTLQKLYIKNNDIMSLDLNISNIKIIPQNCTVYLF; this is translated from the exons ATG attcaaTATAAAACTGTATTATTTATCTTGATATTGACCATCGTAAAAAGTAAATGCAGCCCTAAAATATCTTGGGttccaaatattataaaagaaaatttagacAAAATAATACTTGATAAACAATCTTTTGTAACATGTTCTCAAGAGGAAATTGTGAACTTAaaaggattaaatttaaatgatataccAACAgagttaattaaaagtaaaacaatACAGGcaatttcattagaaaataatgaaataagtgTAGTTCCTaaggatatattttacaaaattccaaatttacaATGTCTTGATCTAGcacggaataaaattttagctgATGATCTTGAAATGAAACATGATCGTTTGAAAACATTAATTCTCGATTATCAAAAGACtttaacaaataatgatatttttttaccaatCAAAATAAAAGGACGATTTCCAAATTTGGAAACattatcttggaaaaatttaaaaaatgatattttaacagTAGAAGCATCATTTccgagaataaataatatttatttatccgattctaatttaaaatatatatatgataatataaccAGCATATTCccgtatttgaaaaatatccatttagaaaataatttgatcgatcaattagttgaatatgattttaaaaatgtggaagaattatatttggatAACAATCCTCTTTATTATCTCTCGTTCAAtccaaaatttacaaaaaatctaaaaattctctcattatcaaatattacgtACAATATTCCTACACTCAACATTCCATCGTTAATAACGTTAGATTTATCTGAAAATAGACTTCATTTTCCAAGTGACAATATCTttgaatatacattatttttggaaaatttaattttaagtaaaaatgaatttactaaatttccaaatttaacctctttaaataatcttaaaaaattatcgttggcttacaatataattaccaATGTAAAAGATATAAGTGTagcaaaatctttaaaaatgttaagtcTACGAGGAAATATGATATACAACATCGATAAAAAAgcgtttttcaaatttacagagttagaatttttagacttatcagaaaataaattgcaatcaTTACCGTTTGGTTGGAATAAAAACTTGTCAATGTTGAAATATCTCAACTTAGAgtcaaattatttccaaaatatagAAGGTATGATgttgaattcattatttactttacaaaaactttatataaaaaataatgatatcatgtcgttagatttaaatatatcaaatataaaaattataccgcAAAATTGTACcgtatatttgttttga